ATCTCATCCATACCCCACTATAGAGTTTGACCGGATTTGGCCACTTTTACGAGTAGCCTCACCGTCACTTCGCATCTTTGGCACAACGGAATCCTGTGGTCAGGTCCTGAAAATCAACTTCCCCTTTGGAGCGGGCGGTCACCCGCAAGTTTACCGGCTGGTCTTCCCACGATCCCCCGCGCAATACTTTATAATCGCCTTCCGCCGGCCCTTGAGGATTCTTTTTCGGGCTTTCTTCATAATAAAAACGTTCGTACCAATCATTGACCCATTCAGCCGCGTTTCCGGCCATATGGTACAAGCCATAGGCACTTTTTCCACCCTGCTTCAACCCGTGACGAATACTCATGCCCCTGGTCCCACTGGTGACCGGGGAAAGCGTCAATTTATAGCTGACCCACCCAGTCGTCCCCTGATTATAGTTGGCGATATCCACAAATGGCTGCATGTGCCCCCATGGATACCTTCGCCCATCTGTACCCCGAGCGGCTTTCTCCCATTCGGCCTCCGTGGGCAGGCGTTTTTCCACCCACTGACAATACCGATTGGCATCGTTCCAGGAAATACCCACAGCCGGTCGAATCCCTAATTCTCCAGAAGCAACACTGTCATCCCACAGCGGTGGCGGTTCAATGCTGTAATCGGCATCTAATAATTTCTGATATTCCGCCATGGTCACTTCGTACCGATCAATAGAATAGGCATCCAGCCAAACGGTATGTTCCGGTCGTTCGTTTCGAGGGCCGTCATTATCTCCCATGAGAAATTCTCCTTCAGGAATCAGCACCATTGAACCCGGCGGTCCATCATCTTGCACCGGAGCATCCAGCCAGGAATTTCCTGCATTGGATTCTTGAGCCA
The Nitrospiraceae bacterium DNA segment above includes these coding regions:
- a CDS encoding SUMF1/EgtB/PvdO family nonheme iron enzyme, with the protein product MTHIWLMVILAVFSIFNGLSGTTLAQESNAGNSWLDAPVQDDGPPGSMVLIPEGEFLMGDNDGPRNERPEHTVWLDAYSIDRYEVTMAEYQKLLDADYSIEPPPLWDDSVASGELGIRPAVGISWNDANRYCQWVEKRLPTEAEWEKAARGTDGRRYPWGHMQPFVDIANYNQGTTGWVSYKLTLSPVTSGTRGMSIRHGLKQGGKSAYGLYHMAGNAAEWVNDWYERFYYEESPKKNPQGPAEGDYKVLRGGSWEDQPVNLRVTARSKGEVDFQDLTTGFRCAKDAK